A stretch of Paenibacillus mucilaginosus 3016 DNA encodes these proteins:
- a CDS encoding DUF2768 family protein: MSPLDKMWASFIAIGLMVAASLLISFARTRTKGAVRFLLSLVAFLMFIPILLYMFASLL; encoded by the coding sequence ATGTCACCGCTTGACAAAATGTGGGCATCGTTCATCGCGATCGGCCTGATGGTGGCCGCGTCGCTGCTGATTTCCTTTGCGAGAACCCGGACGAAGGGAGCGGTCCGTTTCCTTCTCTCGCTGGTCGCCTTCCTGATGTTCATTCCGATTCTGCTCTATATGTTCGCATCACTGCTGTAA